In the genome of Thermodesulfobacteriota bacterium, one region contains:
- a CDS encoding thiol-disulfide oxidoreductase DCC family protein, producing MNKIPKEQPIILFDGVCNFCSGIVLFTIRRDPEGIFKYAPLQSEAGQGLLRHFGLPTDDFNSFILVEGNKCYQKSTAILRIARRIEGLWPLLYLFVLFPRPVRDFIYDIVVKNRYKWFGKREECLIPTPEIRSRFLE from the coding sequence ATAATCCTATTTGACGGTGTCTGCAATTTTTGTAGCGGTATAGTGCTATTCACCATCAGAAGAGACCCGGAAGGGATATTTAAATACGCTCCCCTGCAATCAGAAGCGGGGCAGGGCTTATTGCGACATTTTGGTCTACCTACTGATGATTTTAACTCTTTTATCCTGGTTGAAGGAAATAAATGTTATCAGAAATCAACTGCGATTCTCAGGATAGCTAGGAGGATCGAAGGACTCTGGCCCCTCCTTTACCTGTTTGTGTTATTTCCGAGACCGGTCAGGGATTTTATCTACGACATAGTGGTCAAGAATCGTTATAAGTGGTTTGGGAAGAGAGAGGAATGCTTGATTCCAACGCCTGAAATAAGAAGCCGGTTTTTGGAATGA
- a CDS encoding glycosyltransferase family 4 protein — MKIAQVAPLYESVPPKYYGGTERVVSYLTEELLKQGHEVTLFASGDSVTKAHLVAPCRRSLRLDKHCVDQLAHHVLMLEMVFRDPDRFDIIHFHIDYLHFLLSRRYKIPHLTTLHGRLDIPDLVPLYQEFCDMPVVSISNAQREPLPWLNWLGTVYHGLPEDLYNFREKPGDYLAFLGRIAPEKRVDRAIEIAKRIGMPIKIAAKVDKVDKDYFEDVVEPLLRNPLVEYVGEIGEGEKDEFLGNAYALLFPINWPEPFGLVMIEAMACGTPVIAYRRGSVPEVMEEGATGFIVQGLEDAIEAVHRIPTLSRKRCRQVFEERFSASRMARDYIALYQQVVERKKQTI; from the coding sequence ATGAAGATTGCTCAGGTTGCACCGCTCTATGAGAGTGTCCCGCCCAAGTATTATGGGGGTACGGAACGCGTTGTTTCATACCTTACCGAGGAGCTGCTAAAACAAGGACACGAGGTGACCCTTTTTGCCAGCGGAGACTCGGTGACTAAGGCACATCTTGTCGCCCCTTGCCGAAGGTCGCTACGATTGGACAAGCATTGCGTAGACCAGCTAGCCCACCATGTTTTGATGCTGGAGATGGTGTTCAGGGATCCAGACCGATTTGACATCATTCATTTCCATATTGATTACTTACATTTCTTGCTCTCGCGGAGATACAAGATCCCACATCTAACTACCCTACACGGGCGTCTGGATATTCCGGACCTGGTTCCGCTCTATCAGGAATTTTGCGATATGCCCGTGGTTTCCATCTCTAATGCCCAGCGCGAGCCGCTTCCCTGGCTAAATTGGCTAGGGACTGTTTATCATGGATTGCCCGAGGATCTATATAACTTCCGAGAAAAGCCGGGAGACTATCTGGCGTTTTTAGGCCGCATCGCTCCAGAAAAACGGGTGGATCGAGCAATCGAGATCGCCAAGCGTATCGGCATGCCCATTAAAATCGCGGCCAAGGTGGACAAAGTAGATAAAGACTACTTTGAGGATGTTGTGGAGCCTCTTCTTCGAAATCCGCTGGTCGAATATGTAGGGGAGATAGGAGAGGGGGAGAAGGACGAGTTTCTGGGGAACGCCTATGCTCTGCTTTTTCCCATAAACTGGCCCGAACCCTTTGGTCTGGTAATGATAGAGGCAATGGCCTGCGGCACTCCGGTTATTGCTTACCGTCGTGGCTCTGTTCCGGAGGTGATGGAAGAAGGAGCTACCGGTTTTATCGTCCAGGGGCTTGAGGATGCCATTGAGGCTGTGCACCGAATTCCTACCCTGAGCCGTAAGCGCTGCCGACAGGTTTTTGAGGAACGCTTCTCCGCCTCCCGTATGGCCAGAGATTACATAGCTCTCTATCAGCAGGTAGTTGAAAGGAAAAAGCAAACGATATAA
- a CDS encoding amylo-alpha-1,6-glucosidase: MEEIIRVKDQFYILATSSLADDRTRVLKHGDTFAVFDRYGDIQPVGVGEQGIYHEGTRFLSRLEFRLGKDRPLLLSSTVKEDNALLAVDLTNPDLYLGSQVLIPRGTLHIFRAKFIWQGVCYERLRIWNYGLNPINVTLSFYFQADFADIFEVRGLKREKRGQHLDDILEERTVLLSYRGLDDITRRTRLEFSPSPKEMSGSGVIFDVSLQQKEQTTLFLVISCESNGSISHPLSYDEAFSSAGYALKTARTGECKIYTSNEQFNDWLGRSLADLHMMITDLPEGPYPYAGVPWFSTPFGRDGIITALECLWVNPGIARGVLAYLSSTQARESIPEGDAEPGKILHETRKGEMAALGEVPFGRYYGSVDATPLFCMLAGAYYDRTGDRDFIQSIWPNIELALKWIDTYGDLDGDGFVEYFRHSPKGLVNQGWKDSADSVSHSDGTLAEGPVALCEVQAYVYAAKLAVAKLASMLGQKQMAEELKHQAQNLQEKFEWSFWCEELSTYALALDGKKRPCYVKTSNAGHCLFAKIASPIRAKRVAETLLSYDLFSGWGIRTLAASEVRYNPMSYHNGSVWPHDNALIAEGLASYGFKDLVLKILTGLFDASLFIDLHRMPELFCGFARRTGEGPTLYPVACSPQSWAAASVFLLLQSCLGLSIDGSKSRVCFSYPVLPEFLQKIDIKSLRVGSGSLDLTLQRYEHDVGINVTKKVGNVKIIVAR; this comes from the coding sequence ATGGAAGAGATAATTCGGGTAAAGGACCAGTTTTATATACTGGCAACTTCGTCCCTAGCCGATGACCGGACCCGGGTGCTTAAACACGGTGATACCTTTGCTGTTTTTGACCGCTACGGGGACATACAGCCGGTTGGAGTAGGCGAGCAGGGCATCTATCATGAAGGGACAAGGTTTTTATCCAGGCTGGAGTTCAGGCTAGGTAAGGATCGTCCGTTACTCCTAAGCTCGACGGTGAAAGAAGATAACGCACTTTTAGCGGTTGACCTTACAAATCCGGACCTATATCTCGGTAGCCAAGTTTTAATACCGCGTGGCACGCTCCACATATTCCGTGCCAAATTCATCTGGCAGGGTGTCTGCTACGAGCGTCTGCGAATATGGAACTACGGTCTTAACCCGATTAACGTCACTCTTTCCTTTTATTTTCAGGCTGATTTTGCCGACATCTTCGAGGTACGCGGGCTAAAGAGAGAGAAAAGGGGACAGCACCTAGACGATATCTTAGAGGAGAGAACAGTTCTCCTGAGTTACCGTGGTCTTGATGATATAACACGGCGGACGAGGCTAGAGTTTTCTCCAAGCCCGAAGGAGATGTCCGGCTCTGGGGTTATTTTTGATGTATCCCTTCAGCAAAAGGAGCAAACAACCCTTTTCCTGGTCATTTCTTGTGAATCAAACGGTTCGATTTCACACCCTCTATCTTACGACGAAGCCTTTTCCTCTGCCGGCTATGCTTTGAAGACGGCAAGAACTGGCGAATGTAAGATCTACACATCTAACGAGCAGTTTAACGATTGGCTTGGCCGCTCTTTAGCTGATCTTCACATGATGATTACCGATTTGCCGGAAGGTCCTTATCCTTATGCCGGAGTGCCTTGGTTCAGTACCCCTTTTGGCCGAGATGGAATCATAACCGCTCTGGAATGCTTATGGGTTAATCCTGGAATTGCCAGGGGCGTGTTAGCGTATCTATCGTCGACGCAGGCGAGGGAATCTATTCCGGAAGGTGATGCGGAACCTGGGAAGATACTGCATGAGACTAGAAAGGGAGAGATGGCTGCATTGGGAGAAGTCCCATTCGGACGCTACTATGGCAGTGTGGATGCCACCCCCTTATTTTGTATGCTGGCCGGGGCATATTATGACCGAACCGGTGACCGGGATTTCATTCAATCGATATGGCCGAATATAGAGCTTGCCTTAAAGTGGATCGATACTTACGGAGACCTGGACGGTGATGGATTTGTAGAATATTTCAGACACTCTCCAAAGGGCCTGGTCAACCAAGGCTGGAAAGATTCTGCGGATTCGGTGTCTCATTCCGACGGTACGTTGGCAGAGGGTCCTGTAGCGCTCTGTGAAGTGCAGGCATATGTGTATGCGGCAAAGCTTGCCGTAGCAAAGCTAGCCTCCATGTTGGGACAAAAGCAAATGGCCGAGGAACTTAAACATCAAGCACAAAATCTCCAGGAAAAATTCGAGTGGTCTTTTTGGTGCGAAGAACTTTCGACATATGCCTTGGCTTTGGATGGCAAAAAGCGTCCTTGTTACGTTAAGACATCAAACGCTGGGCACTGTTTATTTGCCAAGATTGCCAGCCCGATAAGGGCGAAACGGGTTGCCGAAACCCTTTTATCTTATGACCTGTTTTCCGGTTGGGGTATACGTACACTGGCGGCTTCGGAGGTTCGCTATAATCCTATGTCATACCATAACGGCTCCGTTTGGCCTCATGATAATGCGCTCATCGCTGAGGGGCTAGCTAGTTATGGTTTCAAGGACTTGGTCCTCAAGATATTGACCGGTCTTTTTGATGCCTCCCTCTTCATTGACCTTCACCGAATGCCTGAGTTATTCTGTGGATTTGCCAGGCGGACTGGTGAGGGGCCAACCCTTTATCCGGTTGCTTGTTCTCCGCAATCCTGGGCCGCCGCCTCGGTATTTTTGCTTCTGCAGTCCTGTCTCGGACTATCGATAGATGGCTCTAAGTCGCGGGTGTGCTTTTCTTATCCGGTGCTTCCGGAGTTCCTTCAGAAAATCGATATCAAAAGTCTGAGGGTGGGAAGTGGCTCGTTAGACCTTACACTACAGAGATATGAACATGACGTCGGAATCAATGTAACCAAGAAAGTAGGCAACGTTAAAATAATTGTGGCGAGGTAG
- a CDS encoding YIP1 family protein — protein sequence MASFTDRIVRAVKLDSTLYEEVEADTGAMGQALGVVVLASIAAGIGSISEVGGSGVFIGAIAALVAWLVWAFLTYIIGTRLLPEPQTKADIGELLRTIGFSSSPGLLRVLGFIPVIGGIIFFVASIWMLVAMIIAVKQALDYGSTWRAVGVCLIGWIVQAIILGGLFYLMGGAPQIE from the coding sequence ATGGCTAGTTTTACAGATCGGATAGTTCGTGCGGTAAAGTTGGATTCAACACTGTATGAAGAGGTAGAGGCAGACACCGGCGCTATGGGGCAAGCTTTAGGAGTTGTTGTTCTGGCCAGTATAGCGGCGGGGATAGGCAGTATTAGCGAGGTGGGGGGTTCCGGAGTTTTTATAGGAGCAATAGCCGCTCTGGTTGCCTGGCTGGTATGGGCATTCCTCACCTATATCATCGGTACAAGACTCCTCCCTGAACCGCAGACCAAAGCCGATATCGGCGAGTTGCTCAGGACTATCGGCTTTTCCAGTTCGCCGGGGTTGCTCCGGGTATTAGGTTTTATCCCGGTTATAGGGGGGATAATATTTTTTGTTGCGTCGATCTGGATGCTGGTGGCGATGATAATCGCCGTCAAACAGGCGCTTGATTACGGCAGTACCTGGAGGGCAGTCGGAGTTTGCCTAATCGGCTGGATCGTCCAGGCGATAATCCTCGGAGGATTGTTTTACCTTATGGGCGGCGCACCGCAGATCGAGTAA
- a CDS encoding DUF2191 domain-containing protein, translated as MKVTAILPDDLVDQIKRYSKGKNITESLIIALRDWIALQKIKELNQRIKKEPLKFKKDFSADKVRSVNRELG; from the coding sequence ATGAAAGTAACTGCTATTTTACCGGATGATTTGGTTGATCAGATAAAACGTTATTCCAAAGGCAAAAATATTACTGAGTCTTTGATTATTGCCTTGAGAGACTGGATTGCATTACAGAAGATCAAGGAGTTAAATCAACGGATCAAAAAAGAACCTCTCAAATTCAAGAAAGATTTTTCTGCTGATAAGGTCAGGTCTGTTAACAGAGAATTAGGTTAA
- a CDS encoding PIN domain-containing protein — MIIADTSVWIEFLMKREPIFSVFEEKLSSREIVGIECVFGELLQGCSTEREISIIRSYWHNVPKVNERNVWIDAGEYSGRNNLISKGVGLIDTVILVLAKRAKSSVWTLDKKLLKLLNKELVFRL, encoded by the coding sequence ATGATAATAGCAGATACTTCAGTCTGGATTGAATTCCTAATGAAAAGAGAACCAATTTTTTCCGTTTTTGAAGAAAAGCTGAGCTCTAGAGAAATAGTCGGAATTGAATGTGTATTTGGTGAACTACTGCAAGGTTGTTCTACTGAGAGAGAGATTAGCATAATAAGATCGTATTGGCATAATGTACCTAAGGTTAACGAAAGAAACGTTTGGATCGACGCTGGGGAGTATTCGGGAAGAAACAATTTGATTTCCAAGGGTGTTGGGTTAATTGATACTGTAATTTTGGTTTTAGCAAAACGCGCAAAATCAAGCGTTTGGACCTTGGATAAGAAACTTCTCAAACTTTTAAATAAGGAATTAGTTTTCAGGTTGTAG
- the cimA gene encoding citramalate synthase has product MTERMVKIYDVTLRDGTQGENISFSIHDKIRIASKLDEMGIHYIEGGWPGSNERDEGFFKEAKKLRLNKSKIAAFGSTRRAGQKCHVDGNIQSLLEAETPVVTIVGKSWDFHVREALRISLEENLEIIHDSISYLKERVDEVFFDAEHFFDGYKKNPEYALAALKAALDGGADTLVLCDTNGGTLPWEVESTVREVNLKLGNPSLGIHTHNDGELGVANTLYAVLGGASQVQGTMNGYGERCGNANLCSIIPNLKLKLGINSISDEGLKKLYEVSHFIHELTNLPPIKNRPFVGESAFAHKGGLHVSAVMKNAETYEHINPEVIGNRRRVLVSDLSGRSNILYKAKELGIELDPNDKKVQKILSELKKLENQGYEFEGADASFELLIRKTLGQYKKHFELKGARIIVEKHKDDEEPISEATVIVQVDGITEHTAAIGNGPVNALDNALRKALEKFYPALKEVKLKDYRVRVVSTLQGTDAVVRVLIESGDGESDWSTVGVSENIVEASWKAMVDSIDYKLLKDEAKRAAKARG; this is encoded by the coding sequence ATGACGGAGAGGATGGTAAAGATATACGACGTAACGCTCAGGGACGGAACCCAGGGAGAGAATATTTCTTTTTCCATTCATGATAAAATCCGGATCGCCTCGAAGCTTGACGAGATGGGCATCCACTACATCGAAGGAGGCTGGCCCGGCTCCAACGAGAGGGACGAGGGATTCTTCAAAGAGGCTAAAAAGCTGAGACTAAATAAATCGAAGATCGCTGCATTCGGAAGCACCCGCCGGGCAGGCCAAAAGTGTCATGTAGATGGAAACATTCAATCGTTACTGGAAGCGGAAACCCCGGTCGTTACCATCGTGGGCAAGAGCTGGGACTTCCACGTAAGGGAAGCCCTCCGGATTTCTCTCGAAGAAAACTTGGAGATAATTCACGACTCCATCTCATATCTTAAGGAGAGGGTGGACGAGGTATTTTTTGATGCGGAGCATTTCTTTGACGGCTATAAGAAAAACCCCGAATACGCTCTAGCCGCCCTTAAAGCCGCCCTGGACGGCGGGGCGGATACGCTCGTTCTTTGTGATACCAATGGTGGGACTCTTCCCTGGGAGGTCGAATCAACAGTCCGGGAAGTGAATTTAAAACTGGGGAATCCCAGTCTTGGAATTCACACCCATAACGACGGAGAATTAGGGGTTGCCAATACCCTTTATGCCGTATTGGGCGGAGCGAGCCAAGTCCAGGGCACTATGAACGGATACGGAGAGAGATGCGGGAATGCCAATCTGTGCTCCATCATCCCCAATCTTAAGCTGAAACTAGGTATCAACTCTATAAGCGATGAAGGACTCAAGAAATTATATGAGGTTTCGCATTTTATTCACGAACTTACCAACCTACCTCCAATCAAAAACCGCCCCTTTGTGGGAGAAAGTGCCTTTGCCCACAAAGGGGGGCTACATGTTAGCGCGGTCATGAAGAATGCCGAGACCTACGAGCATATAAATCCGGAGGTCATCGGGAATAGAAGGCGTGTGCTTGTCTCCGACCTCTCCGGGAGAAGCAACATACTCTATAAAGCTAAAGAGCTGGGAATAGAGCTTGACCCCAACGACAAGAAGGTGCAGAAGATTTTAAGCGAGCTTAAGAAGCTGGAAAACCAGGGATACGAGTTTGAGGGTGCAGACGCATCGTTTGAACTTCTCATCAGAAAAACATTAGGTCAGTACAAAAAACACTTTGAACTCAAGGGTGCCAGGATAATAGTGGAAAAACACAAGGACGACGAGGAGCCTATCTCCGAGGCTACGGTCATCGTCCAGGTAGACGGAATAACCGAACATACGGCGGCGATCGGAAACGGACCGGTGAACGCGCTTGATAATGCCCTACGGAAAGCGCTTGAGAAGTTCTACCCGGCGCTAAAAGAGGTGAAGCTCAAGGATTACAGAGTGAGAGTGGTCTCGACGCTCCAGGGTACTGATGCGGTGGTTAGGGTGCTCATCGAATCGGGAGACGGCGAGAGCGACTGGAGCACAGTGGGCGTCTCCGAAAACATCGTCGAAGCAAGCTGGAAGGCCATGGTTGACAGCATTGATTACAAACTACTCAAGGATGAGGCGAAGAGGGCGGCGAAGGCAAGGGGATAA
- a CDS encoding aspartate kinase: protein MALIVQKYGGTSVANIDKIKWVAGHVINTKEKGHKVIAVVSAMAGETDRLIKLSRSIMDPPDERELDVVTSSGEQVSAGLLAMMIKALGHDAISFQGHQVRIITDNSHSKARIVRIDDQKIRKALLEGKIVVVAGFQGVDDEGSVTTLGRGGSDLTAVALAAVLKADACELYKDDVDGIYTTDPGVCRSARKLRKISYEEMLEMSSLGSKVLQARAVEFAKKFGVPIHVRPTSKPDAEGTWVVEEEEAMAEMEDMVISGVTSDKNQAKITIMQVPDRPGIAARLFTPLGDEGIVVDMIVQNVSSEGYTDMTFTVPRTDFKKAIKITENLAKELGAKGVASDDKIAKISLVGLGMKTHSGVASRMFSTLAREGINIIMISTSEIKISCVIDEKYTELAVRSLHDAFNLGE, encoded by the coding sequence ATGGCTCTCATTGTTCAGAAGTACGGTGGAACGAGCGTTGCCAACATCGACAAGATAAAATGGGTTGCCGGGCACGTAATCAATACTAAGGAGAAGGGACACAAGGTAATAGCAGTTGTTTCGGCCATGGCCGGGGAAACGGACCGCTTGATTAAACTCTCCCGCTCGATCATGGACCCGCCCGATGAAAGGGAATTGGATGTGGTTACATCCAGCGGAGAACAGGTTTCAGCGGGGCTTTTAGCCATGATGATCAAAGCCCTGGGGCATGATGCTATATCTTTTCAGGGACATCAGGTGAGAATCATAACCGACAATTCACATTCAAAGGCAAGGATAGTGAGGATCGACGACCAGAAAATAAGAAAGGCACTCCTGGAGGGAAAGATTGTGGTCGTCGCCGGGTTTCAAGGAGTGGACGATGAGGGAAGCGTTACCACCCTGGGGAGAGGCGGCTCCGACCTCACCGCTGTCGCACTTGCCGCAGTGCTTAAAGCGGATGCCTGTGAACTATATAAGGATGACGTGGACGGGATTTACACCACAGACCCGGGCGTTTGCCGGAGTGCCCGGAAGCTGAGAAAGATTTCATACGAAGAGATGCTGGAGATGTCGAGCCTGGGGTCTAAGGTGCTACAGGCCAGGGCTGTTGAGTTTGCCAAGAAATTCGGCGTTCCGATACATGTGCGCCCGACGTCGAAACCAGACGCAGAAGGAACATGGGTCGTAGAAGAGGAGGAAGCAATGGCAGAAATGGAAGACATGGTCATATCCGGGGTCACATCCGACAAGAACCAGGCAAAGATCACCATAATGCAGGTCCCGGACCGGCCCGGCATTGCGGCAAGGCTTTTCACGCCGCTAGGCGATGAAGGCATTGTCGTTGACATGATAGTGCAGAACGTAAGCTCGGAGGGTTATACCGATATGACCTTTACCGTTCCCCGGACGGATTTCAAAAAGGCGATCAAGATAACCGAGAATTTGGCAAAGGAGCTCGGGGCGAAGGGCGTGGCATCAGACGATAAAATCGCTAAAATATCTCTAGTCGGATTGGGTATGAAAACCCACTCCGGGGTAGCTTCCCGGATGTTTTCGACACTTGCGCGCGAAGGAATAAACATTATTATGATAAGTACGTCTGAGATAAAGATATCATGCGTTATAGACGAGAAATACACGGAGTTGGCGGTCCGCTCGCTCCATGATGCATTTAATTTGGGAGAATGA
- the tsaE gene encoding tRNA (adenosine(37)-N6)-threonylcarbamoyltransferase complex ATPase subunit type 1 TsaE, whose protein sequence is MSLVEHSKRKAVAESIYIHTSKVEETIKLGELIASLLKPGSIIALKGELGAGKTVLVKGIAKGLDTREEPNSPTFVIMNAYEGRLPLYHFDLYRISGVDELEGIGYEDYFFGDGVSVIEWADRIEEILPEETIRIEIVIPEENNGEFETERNITIEGNEKWLSLFRSTVERALPTSTR, encoded by the coding sequence ATGTCATTAGTTGAGCATTCCAAAAGGAAAGCGGTAGCAGAAAGTATTTACATACACACCTCAAAGGTAGAGGAAACGATTAAACTGGGAGAGCTAATAGCTTCCTTGCTCAAGCCGGGTAGCATTATAGCCTTAAAAGGCGAACTTGGTGCCGGGAAAACGGTTCTGGTAAAGGGAATAGCAAAGGGATTAGATACCAGAGAGGAACCTAATAGCCCTACTTTTGTGATTATGAACGCCTATGAAGGAAGATTGCCCCTTTATCACTTTGACCTTTATCGAATTTCCGGGGTGGATGAACTCGAAGGAATAGGGTACGAGGACTACTTCTTCGGCGACGGCGTTTCAGTCATTGAATGGGCAGATCGCATAGAAGAGATTCTTCCCGAGGAAACCATAAGGATAGAAATTGTCATCCCGGAAGAAAATAACGGGGAATTTGAGACCGAACGCAATATAACAATCGAAGGAAACGAAAAATGGCTCTCATTGTTCAGAAGTACGGTGGAACGAGCGTTGCCAACATCGACAAGATAA
- a CDS encoding NAD(P)H-hydrate dehydratase: MKLATREIVREIDRASIEEYGITGLILMENAGRAVANVLLQEFPQAKRVAIFAGGGNNGGDGFVVARHLIGEGLDVTTYVLSDPKKYKGDALTNYQSLRKIGGLLVENKGTLSEYKQADVIIDAIFGTGLDREVEGFYKEAIEFINRQPVPRVSVDLPSGLDANTGYPLGLSVKADVTVTFVLPKLGLSIYPGIEYAGKVYVVDITTPKFLEKDIPYELITYDTVRKILKPRQPNTHKGTFGHLFVLSGSPGKTGAATLVAEGALRVGTGLVTVGVPRSLNPILEEKLTEAMTEPLPEAKDSTFGKESVEAALRIMSSRKTALAIGPGISTTEDTAHFFYQILGRSTLPTVVDADGITLIAQNLDILKDLKAPIILTPHPGEMSRLIGKTTEDIQKDRIGVARDFSSMYNVFTVLKGARTVVSTPDGRVFINPTGNPGMASGGMGDVLTGIIGGFLAQGYSPEYACILGVFSHGLAGDLAADKRGQAGIIAGDVADSLPQTLKTILHGQREQFFHRIR; this comes from the coding sequence ATGAAACTAGCGACCCGCGAGATTGTCAGGGAAATAGACAGAGCATCGATCGAGGAATACGGTATTACCGGTCTTATTCTCATGGAAAATGCCGGGCGGGCAGTGGCAAATGTGCTGCTCCAAGAATTTCCCCAGGCTAAAAGGGTGGCCATATTCGCCGGCGGCGGCAATAACGGGGGAGATGGCTTTGTTGTGGCCAGGCACCTTATCGGAGAGGGCTTGGATGTAACCACTTACGTCTTATCCGACCCCAAAAAGTATAAAGGTGATGCACTCACCAATTATCAGTCACTACGTAAAATCGGCGGCCTATTGGTCGAGAACAAGGGTACACTCTCGGAATACAAGCAAGCTGACGTCATAATCGATGCCATTTTTGGCACCGGACTGGATAGGGAGGTCGAGGGGTTTTATAAAGAAGCCATAGAATTCATAAACAGACAACCCGTCCCCCGAGTCTCGGTCGACCTCCCATCGGGACTGGATGCTAACACCGGGTATCCACTCGGTCTATCGGTAAAAGCGGACGTTACGGTGACATTTGTCTTACCAAAACTGGGACTGTCAATCTACCCGGGAATAGAGTACGCAGGAAAGGTTTATGTGGTCGACATTACCACACCTAAGTTTCTCGAAAAGGATATCCCTTACGAACTCATAACTTATGATACAGTTAGAAAAATATTAAAACCGAGACAGCCAAACACCCATAAAGGCACCTTTGGGCATCTATTCGTTCTCTCCGGCTCCCCCGGAAAAACAGGAGCCGCTACCCTTGTCGCGGAGGGAGCGCTTAGGGTTGGAACTGGCCTCGTCACAGTCGGAGTACCCAGGAGTCTTAACCCTATTCTGGAGGAGAAATTAACCGAAGCCATGACTGAGCCTCTCCCGGAAGCCAAAGATAGCACCTTTGGAAAAGAATCCGTAGAAGCAGCTCTTAGGATCATGTCTTCGAGAAAAACGGCGCTGGCGATAGGGCCGGGGATCTCCACAACCGAGGACACCGCCCATTTCTTCTACCAGATTCTCGGAAGGTCGACATTGCCGACGGTGGTCGATGCGGACGGGATTACCTTGATAGCGCAAAATCTTGATATTCTGAAGGACCTAAAAGCGCCCATCATCCTCACCCCTCATCCCGGTGAGATGTCCCGGTTAATTGGCAAGACCACCGAGGATATACAAAAGGACCGCATCGGCGTTGCTAGGGATTTTTCGTCTATGTATAATGTCTTCACTGTGCTTAAAGGCGCAAGGACAGTAGTTTCAACACCCGATGGAAGGGTATTCATAAACCCCACCGGTAACCCGGGTATGGCTTCAGGGGGTATGGGAGATGTACTAACCGGGATTATAGGGGGATTCCTGGCTCAAGGGTATAGCCCCGAATACGCCTGTATTTTGGGAGTTTTCTCCCACGGCTTGGCCGGTGATTTGGCCGCCGATAAAAGGGGGCAAGCCGGGATCATTGCCGGGGATGTTGCCGATTCTTTGCCTCAAACATTAAAAACGATTCTTCACGGGCAGAGGGAGCAGTTCTTCCATAGAATTCGCTAA
- a CDS encoding ectonucleotide pyrophosphatase/phosphodiesterase codes for MRYPKFPTKALLIIIILINISSWVRYAQTNQHNPDPDHTNDAKAKYVIIITIDGLRPDAITEGNVPHIQSLIKKGSCSLEAKTVIPARTLPAHTSLLTGLTPERHGMKINFWVPFMKHVDIETIFSVAKEKGLKTAMFVGKDKLRYLARPNTVDHFESTGEAPGSNDTIASRFSSYMKTERPELVLIHFPEPDLTGHQMGWMSEDYIKALEQVDRAIKVILESLDEAGIYEHTLLIITSDHGGQGKNHIGSDSEVITIPWIAVGPGVKKGYRINGNVNIYDTAATVLVALGIKPPPKWEGKPIKEVFIAPTQPLGKTRCKRGVSILLNMIGAKL; via the coding sequence TTGAGATATCCAAAATTTCCAACCAAAGCATTACTCATCATTATCATACTGATAAACATATCTAGCTGGGTTAGATACGCTCAAACCAACCAGCATAATCCGGACCCGGATCATACGAACGATGCAAAAGCAAAGTACGTTATAATCATAACCATCGACGGCTTGAGACCGGATGCAATTACTGAAGGGAATGTCCCGCACATACAGTCACTCATCAAGAAAGGTTCTTGCTCACTTGAAGCTAAGACAGTGATTCCTGCCCGCACCTTACCCGCACACACCTCATTACTTACCGGACTTACTCCCGAAAGACACGGCATGAAAATAAACTTTTGGGTGCCATTCATGAAGCATGTAGACATAGAGACAATCTTCAGCGTGGCAAAGGAGAAGGGATTAAAAACAGCTATGTTTGTGGGCAAGGATAAACTTCGATATCTGGCAAGGCCGAACACTGTAGACCACTTCGAATCTACCGGAGAGGCACCGGGTAGCAACGATACGATAGCATCTCGATTCTCCTCATACATGAAAACGGAGAGGCCAGAGCTAGTTCTTATCCATTTTCCCGAACCGGACCTCACCGGACACCAGATGGGCTGGATGTCGGAAGATTACATTAAAGCACTCGAACAGGTGGACAGAGCAATAAAAGTGATTCTCGAATCGCTCGATGAGGCGGGAATATACGAGCATACATTATTGATCATTACCTCCGACCACGGCGGACAGGGAAAGAATCATATCGGCTCTGATTCGGAGGTTATCACCATACCCTGGATTGCAGTTGGGCCGGGGGTCAAGAAAGGCTACCGGATTAACGGGAATGTTAACATCTACGATACGGCGGCAACTGTACTTGTTGCCCTGGGCATAAAACCACCTCCAAAGTGGGAAGGAAAACCTATAAAAGAGGTTTTTATAGCTCCGACTCAGCCTTTGGGAAAGACAAGATGTAAGCGAGGGGTATCTATACTCCTAAATATGATAGGTGCAAAACTTTAA